One stretch of Thermodesulfobacteriota bacterium DNA includes these proteins:
- a CDS encoding dihydropyrimidine dehydrogenase subunit A — ENIEFLVLHNPTRLVLDAKGKVTGVELIKMELGEPDASGRRKPVEVKGSEFVIPVDAVIPAIGQAIDLSFLPADGPVKADKWKQIQVQGLNKLAGVHDGVGIFSAGDCVSGPLTLIAGLAGGKEAAFQIDRFLREGRTEPLEEWVMNQYVEKLKPYDAKEDVGVPPTTEPARIHHEPVAERVKDFREAEIGFTHEEAIADASRCLRCYRLLAVAVGA, encoded by the coding sequence CCGAGAACATCGAGTTCCTGGTCCTCCACAACCCCACCCGGCTGGTCCTCGACGCCAAGGGCAAGGTCACCGGGGTGGAGCTCATCAAGATGGAGCTCGGCGAGCCGGATGCCTCGGGGCGCCGCAAGCCCGTGGAGGTGAAGGGCAGCGAGTTCGTGATCCCGGTGGACGCGGTCATTCCCGCCATCGGCCAGGCCATCGACCTCTCCTTCCTGCCCGCGGACGGCCCCGTGAAGGCCGACAAGTGGAAGCAGATCCAGGTGCAGGGCCTGAACAAGCTCGCCGGGGTCCACGACGGGGTGGGGATCTTCTCCGCCGGGGACTGCGTCTCGGGGCCTCTCACCCTCATCGCGGGGCTGGCCGGGGGCAAGGAGGCCGCCTTCCAGATCGACCGCTTCCTCCGGGAGGGCCGCACCGAGCCCCTGGAGGAGTGGGTGATGAACCAGTACGTGGAGAAGCTCAAGCCCTACGACGCCAAGGAAGACGTGGGGGTGCCCCCCACCACCGAGCCCGCGCGCATCCACCACGAGCCGGTGGCCGAGCGGGTGAAGGACTTCCGGGAGGCCGAGATCGGCTTCACCCACGAGGAAGCCATCGCCGACGCGAGCCGCTGCCTGCGCTGCTACCGGCTGCTGGCGGTAGCTGTTGGGGCGTGA